tttaatatataataacaattgtGTGTCAATGAGATGTGATCCACACAAGAAATAGAACAATACAATAAGTTTTATTAGATACAAAATGCTCTCATATACATTTTAATACTTATGAGGAAATTGGTGAATATCCAtcaatattaactaaaaatagcttaaatgattttaaaaatatttaagtcaTAATCTTAAATTATGCTGACATTTTCCGAAAGTTgttaaagactaaaataaagtaaaaagaaaatacatgaaatttttttgttaattaataagtagtaaaattaagtatttttataacaGTCCGCTAATCATTCGTATATATCCGTAATTTGTGTGGGTGtcgatttttattttctttcataaacatttaatgctaatttcttttatttgtttcgcGAATTTTAAGGATTAGTTATAATCATCACCAAATCCAATTCAAtccaaaatctttttttttatctattgtTTATCATTATCCAATCCAAAATctacctttttttcttcttctatcagTTATCACAATGCTTAATTGAACCCAAAATCTAATTTGTCTACTTCTATTGATGATGTCTTGTTTGATAGattaagtaaattatttttatgtaaatgaATACTAAATAaccttaatatatttttatgggTGCAATCAAACCCATTAGATTTTACAAGACAGATacaatttacaaaaattaaaggCGGTTTAAAATTTGGGttgattcattttaaaaaattaaaagctatttaaaatttgaattatgcgcataattttattaacatgTTCTaacaaaaagtataaataacaataaaagtagtactattataatattataataagataACAACATTCAACTAGAACtattctttcatatatatatatataacatatggacatttttattatttgtcggtgaacttttattaaattttaaaaaagaaatatttcttTCGTTGTTAATTACAGAACTTTTCAACTAATTTATTAAacgaaagaaaaaagaagacatgcaagtaaataaaaaatacattatttatctAATGAAACCTTACTACgtcaattcaaatttaaaccattacaataacattttcatattcacaaaattatcGAATCATGTTAAGTGATTAGTTTTTAAAGCATCTAGATATAGGTTGTCGTCCTTGGACCatgaatatatatcttcatgCACTAgtatttcatattcaaaatgAAAGCTTTATTTCCCATAAATTGGTCAAAAGTTTCGTTTCTTCTGTCTTGCTTTTATTAGTCCACTCATCAAATCACCATGGTTATTTAGTCAACCTTTGTTTGGTGCCAGTCACATTGGGATATAATTACTTTGCAAACAAATTATTGACGTGATCTTTGTTTATAAGCTATAAAAGTTTGTctattttcaaaaaagaaatactaattttaatcataaacaaatattttgtgttgaaattttttaattaagtgaaaacaatgataaaataaacaaaattattattattccttctataaatattatcaattaaaCGTAAGAAGGACTAACGTATTAgatgttttatatataaacaaaataaaataagacacaACCTGTTTCAGTAGGGATGTGGAGACCAAGATACGAACCTAACAACCTTACTCTCTTCCTTCTCTGTGCTGCTTTCACTATGttgtctttctctcttctccaaGTCTCTGAGTAAGgtgggctgggtacctgcaaagtcactccgacgctcaagtcaatagGGGTATTTTTAGAACAACCaaatctttcttaattttctcttaggggaaaaacgtaccttttttctggtgtgctttgtatatttaaattaacataataaaccgtttacctgaaaatccggtcGGTTACTGAAATTGACTGTTTAGAAGTTGTAACCATCATATCGTGTGCTGATATCGAGTCAATTACTTCCGTGATATATGGCCGTGATTCACGGCGCTGTGTAGCCAAGATGTGTAACTGCTTATCTGTAACCGCTAGATCACGATGTCGCATACTGTATGTCGATCATCATTCGTGTCGACCTAAGTGGACGACGTGTCGCACATATGCTTCATGTCGGTTGTCGAGCCTCAACTGGTCGACAACGGGCATGAGAATGTCCTGCAGTGGTTTAATTGTCGTCGGGTTATTGGTCGACAATTGGAGGATTAGGTATCCTATAgtacatgccccccaagtccgagtaaATGGATGATGACATAGTTATGAAGGACTTTTGAGTATTGTTTGAAGAATCGAGGAGACGTGGAGGAAACGAGGTGACGTGGAGGAAACGAAAAGGCGTGGATGAAACGAGGATGCGTAGGTGCCAGCTGTGCGCGGCGTTACGAAAGTTAGGGTTTTCCCGCTCTTTTAGGGAGATGATGAGGCACGAATTAGTAGCCGTTAGATTAAAAAGAATCCTATGGCGTCTGACGATTAAACGGTTTGGCGTCTTCAACACGATTTAGGAGAGGTTTATTCACTTTTGCAGAAGAGCAAACACTGAGAGTGTATACTGCAAGCGAGATTGTTTCTTCTTCGGTTTCATTGCCCTCGCTACTACGAGAATCAACCAGGTAACCTTAAAATCTCTTTCGTCTTAGAGTACTTACTGTTGATAATGGAAGGAAAGGGGCAGGACATCGGTGGCGATATGCCAGGGCCGTCATCTACGGCGGAATGTCCCGAGGTTACCACTATACCTCATGGGGAAGAGGCTTTTGTATACGGGAATGTGTGTGGTGAGGGTCCCGGGGGACGTGCGATATCTCTGACCAGCGGAGATGAGTATGCGTTGGCGACGCGTGAGGTGAAAGAACTTAGAAGTCAATTTAGGAGTAGGGCTGTAATAACAAACTGGATTGAGGATAGTTGTCTGTTGAGAACCCTAGAGTATCAAACGTGTGTAAAGTTGATAGCCTGCCGGGATGACGAAAGGGTATGCTATGGTAGGGAAAATGCTTCTGATGATTTCTTCTATTGTTATGCTGCCTTGTTTTACGATTTGTATGTGAGGTTACCGTTCACTACATTCCAAATGGATGTTCTGCGCACCCTAAATGTTGCGCCGAGTCAGTTGCATCCTAATAGTTGGGGGTATGTGCAGGCTTTCGCCGTAGTATGTCGGGCATTAGATATTAGGCCTACTGTAGGTTTGTTTCTATATTTCTTTAGATGTCGACCGGTGGCCACGAAGGGATGGGTATCATTGATTTCAGAACCGGGTAATACCCTACTAGAGCTTTACTTGCAATCATATAGAGGGTTTAAGGAGAAGTTTTTCAAGGTGTCGATCACCGATGTTGGTCGACGGTTCTTTTTCGATGGGGAGGGGAATCCCAGATTTCCCTTATACTGGACACAGGAGCCTCTGAGGTTTACCTCGTGGTCGGAAGATAAGATGACGATCGAAGAGTTGGAGGCTTTAAGTGTGTTGACCTCGTTGCCACGCCCCTTCTCTTCTCGTCAGATTATAGAGTGCCTCGAGTTCGATGACGCGGGGGCGAGGGTGTTTGGTATGTGCCTTTGCTTATCATTTTTGTAAATTGTTATGTTGTTGCTGACCATTCTGGATGGGTTTTGGTGTTTTGCAGAGATAATGGGGAGGAAAGGAAGTGGTCGCAGCTGGTTTCATGCCATCGACAACGAGAGGGATGAAGGTAATCGTCCGGGGTCGTCCGTTGGGCAACAACGCCCCCAGGCGCCACCAGCTGGTCCACCTCCAGTCGTAGTGGCGTCGACTGAGGAGACAACATTAGTTGAGGTGCCCCTCGTGCGCAAAAGGAAAGCCAAGACAGTCGACATCAACCGCGAGGCATCAAAGAAAAGTAGGGAGGTGGTTGAAGAAACTGAACGCCCCCTTCCGCTGGGCATATGGGATCGTGCCTTCATGCCGGGTCATAGGGTGGACCTCAACATGGATGCTTCAGAGAAGAAGGTGATCGAAAACATGAGCGAGCAACAGATTGCTGACAGCTTGCTGGAGATGAACACACGAGCACAAGCGTTGGCTTGGCATCTAGCGTATGCTTCGGATAGGGGTCAGATGCGGTCTGAGTTAGAGAAGGTGCACGCCCAGCTGAAAGAGCTTGCCGAGATCCATGCGGGCTGTGAGGCCAGACAGAAGCGTACTGAACAACTTCTGAAGGAGGGCGAGACACTGTGGAATAAGACTCGGGAAGCTGGTGTGGCCCTCCAACAAGAACGCGATCAGATGGCAAGGGATCTGGATCAAGCGAAGAACTCAATGCTGATAGTGGCCCGAGAGAGGAACGCGCTGAAGGTAGAggtctttgaaaaaaaatgagttgATCGAGGAGCTGAAGGATGCGATCATGGACGAACATAAGAAGGGTTTCAGGAAGGCCTTGAGGCAAGTCGGGCACTTGCTCCAGGTATCAACCAAGGGAGCTGAATTTGACGTCCGGAAGGATGTGCATGAAGGTCATCTGAAGCCCTTGAATGAAATTCCGGATGACGCTGTCCTGGAGGGGGAAGAGGATGAAGAGGTGGTCGCCAACAATGAGCCCGAGGGAGCAATGGAAGTGGACGAGCCCGCCAAGGAGACTGCTGAAGCTGTGGAAGGCGACACACCCCAAATTGTAATAGATTAGGATGTAGTAAGGATCTGTACATACATACTTGAGTATTTGGTTGACGACTATGAATGTTAAACTTTGATTATTCACGAATGCTTGACGTTGAAATAGAGTGCGCTGTTCGTTTAACTTAGCTGATTCTGCGATTGATTTGCTGTGGTGATCGCTAAGTGTGAATGTCGAGTGTATCCCGAAAcagactgggtgttcaagggtgaacatcggccagtgggagtgtatcccgaacagactgggtgttcaagggtgaacatcggccagtgggagtgtatcccgaacagactgggtgttcaagggtgaacatcggccagtggGAGTGTGTCCCGAAcagactgggtgttcaagggtgaacatcggccagtgAGATTGCTTTCATCCCCTTTGTGTATGGAAGTGTCTGGTACGACAACCCTGTGACTCGACATTAGAGCAGTGATAAATGAATATAAGCAATAATCATGATGAAATATAATCTTTATTTGATAATTGAACTTGATAGCGTTGTAAGAAGAATGAACAAGAAATGGATGTTAACTAAAGTAATATTTAAGGTGAGTGGCGTTCCAAGTGTTGGGAACTGGTTGTCCATCAAGAAGCTGGAGACGATATGCGCCGTTCGACATGTCCTCTGCAACCCGAAAGGGTCCTTCCCAGTTAGCTGCGAGTTTGCCATGGGCTCGATTCTTCCGAGCTTCTCCCCGCTTTCGCCACACCAAATCGCCGCTTTTGAAGGTTCTGGGTTTGACCTTGGTATTGTACCGTCGAGATAGCATGCGCTTTTGGGCCTCTGCACGGATGGTGGCAACCTCACGACGTTCAGGAAGGACGTCGAGATTCGTCTGTAACTGCTCTTCATTAAGGGACATATCAGTGATTTGGCGCCTCAATGAGGGCTCGCCCACCTCGACTGGGAGCATGGCATCAGTGTCGTAGGTTAAGTTGAATGGCGTGTCCCCCGTAGATCCATGGGGAGTGCATCTGTATGCCCACAGGACCTCGGGTAGCTCCTCCACCCATAAACTCTTGGCTTCACCGAGTCGCTTTTTTAACTCTGTCAAAATGGCTTTGTTTGCGGCCTCGGCTTGGCCGTTGGTTTGAGGGTGCTCGACTGATGATGTGACATGCTTAATGCCTAAACTGTTGAGGTAATCCTCTAATTTGCGTTCGATGAATTGGCGACCGTTGTCGGTGATGATCTTCTGAGGGAGACCGAACCGACAGATGAGACGCCAAATGAACTTCTGCACTCGTTGGGCGCTGATGACGGACAGTGGCTCAGCTTCTATCCATTTTGTGAAGTAGTCAACCGCCACGAGGAGGAACTTGTTTTGCGCTTTGGCGATCGGCAGTGGTCCAACTATGTCGAGACCCCACTGGGCGAACGGCCAGGGAGAGACAATATTGTGTAAGTCTTCAGGAGGTGCACGGATGTCGTGACCATGTGCTTGACAGGAAATGCATTTCTTGACGAATATCTCGCAGTCGCGGTCGAGAGTAGGCCAGTAATATCCGGCGCGGAGAACACGTCCTCTTAATGTCCGTTTGCCAGAGTGAAATCCACATATCCCTGTGTGCAGTTCGCGCAGCACATAGTCGGCCTCTTCTTCCGAGATGCATTTCAGTAGAGGAGTGCTATGGCCGCGACGATATAGGTCGTCGCCTATACACACAAAACGCGTAATGTGTTTGGAATCAGCCGCGGTAATGCTAACACCTTTGTCCTGCCGCTCCATGAGGTCTTTGACTTTCTGCCGCCAGTCTGTTATAGGTGTCGACACATTAGTGACAAAAGCTTCCACCACAGGACGGTCGAGCGTCATTCTAATGATTGAGGATAACTGCGCTCGCTCCTTAGAATGAGTTAATTTGGACAAAAGGTCTGCTCTTGCGTTTTGCTCCCTGGGTACATGGAGGACATTAACCTCGACGAAATTGCGGAGTAAAGTCTGAACCTTGTGGAAGTAACGCAACAGCTGATTGTCCTTGACTTGATAGATTCCATTCACATGGCTGACGACCAACTTCGAGTCCATCCGACACTCTAAACGCTCGACCGACAACTCTCTAGCCAGGGATAGGCCAGCAATTAAGGCTTCGTACTCGGCTTGGTTGTTGCTAGCTGGAAACTTGAATATGATGGCTTGCTCTAGGACCAAATCATCCGGCCCCTCTAAGACGACACCGGCTCCTCCCCCCCTTTTGTCGGAGGAACCATCCACGCTGAGGAGCCATTTTGTCGTGGAATTCTCTGGGGCAGGTGTTAACTCGGCTGCGAAATCTGCCAAATGTTGACCCTTGACAGATCCGCGGGGCTCGTAGCGGAGGCCGAATTCTGACAGTTCCACTGACCAAGCAACCATTCGTCCTGCCAAGTCTGGTTTACGGAGGATCTTGGCGATGGGTTGATTTGTGCGGACTATCACTTGATGGCTCTGGAAGTATGGTCGAAGCCGGCGGGAGGCTGTGAGCAACGCCAAGGCAAACTTCTCAATGCGGGAATATCGTTCCTCGGCCCCTTGCAAAGTACGACTGATGAAGTAGATCAACTTAAGGGAGGGTGTCTCTTGTATCAAGGCGGCGCTAACCGCATACGGGGAGGCTGCAAGATACAGCTGTAAGTCGGATCCCTCGTCCGGTCGGGCCATAATTGGAGGACTGGTTAAGATGTGTTTGACAGTGCTGAATGCAGTCTCGCAATCATTGTCCCAGTGTTGAGTGGAGCCCTTTTTCAAATTCTTCAGGATGGGTTTGATGTGTTCAGCCAGTCTTGGAATAAATCTGGACAGGGCAGTAAGGCGACCCACTAGACGTTGTACTTCTCGTAGGGTTTTTGGAGCTGGCATGTCGAGCACGGCTTTGCACTTGTCGGGGTTGGCTTCAATACCTCGACGCGTGAGCATGAAACCTAAGAATTTTCCTGCGGGGACGCCGAAGGTACACTTGGCAGGATTGAGGCGCATGCTGTACCGTCGGAGCTGGGCAAAAACCTCCTTCAAATCCTGCAGGTGTTGTTCGACAGAGTTGCTGCGAATAACCATGTCATCGACATATACATCCATGCATCGTCCAATCTGGTGATGGAAAACCTTATCCATAAGGCGTTGATAAGTAGCCCCGACATTCTTCAATCCAAACGGCATTACTTCATAACAGTAATTAGCGCGTTCGATAATGAAGGCTGTCTTGCTTTGATCGGGCTCGTACATTGGAATCTGGTTATAGCCTGAGTAGGCGTCGAGGAAGCTTAGCATTACATGACCTGAAGCTCCATCTACCAGACGATCGATGCTGGGTAAGGGGTACGAGTCTTTAGGACATGCCTTATTAAGATCAGTGAAATCGACACACATTCTCCATTGGCCGTTGGACTTTTTGACCATAACTACGTTTGACAGCCACGTAGTGTACGTCAACTCTCTGATGAATTGGGCATTCAGCAGTTTCCTAACCTCAGCTTGGATAGCCTGGCGTTTCTCTTCCCCGACTCGTCGCTTCTTCTGGGCGACAGGTCGTGCCTCCCGGAAGATGGATAACTTGTGGGCCATGACCCCGGGATGGATGCCTGGCATATCAGCAGCTGTCCATGCGAACAAATCTGCGTTGTTCCGTAGAATGCGTCCCAAATCGTGCTCTTCGCTGGAGGTGAGGTCTCCGCCAATGCTAGTGGTTTTGGATGTGTCCGTCGTTAAGGACAGGAGTTTGACTTCGCCTTGTGGATGCAGACGCTCATCTACGTTGGTTCGGGGGTCTAAGTCGACTGTCGCTGCCTTGGGTCCTTTCGTCCTTCTGGTTGGGATGAAGGGAGTGATTTTTAACCCGGCGACATAGCACTGTCGAGCTGTGCGCTGATCAGCCCTCACGGTACAAATGCCACCATGGTCTGTCGGGAACTTCATGGCGAGGTGGGGAGTAGACACGATTACCCCAAACGCGTTCAGACAAGGTCGTCCTAGTAGGGCGTTGTACGATGCATTTGCCTCGACCAGCAGGAATCGAACTCGAAGTTCAGGTGCCTCCCGACTTGTTCCGAGCCGAGTTCGCAGGTCAAGGTATCCCCTGGTGTCTACTCGTTCTCCTGAGAATCCGACAATCTGCTCATTAAATGGGGCGATGAGGTCCTCAGATAGGTCCATTTTCTGAAAAGTGGACCAATATAAAATGTTGACCGAGCTTCCTTGGTCGACGAGGACCTTGCTGACATCATACCGAGCTATATTAGCCGTGATGACCATAGGATCATCATGATCAGGGTCGGGAGCATGGAAGTCAGCGTTCGTGAACGTGATGTCAGGGATCGACCGAGCCTGCCGCTCGACCATATGGACCGACTTCAACTGTCTCAAATATCGCTTCCTCGCCGAAGCCGACACGCCTCCCCCCGCGAAACCACCAGATATGGTGTCGATGCGGCCTCGGACTGAGCGTTCTCTCTCTATGCGTCGAGGTGGACTGCGCGACCGCCTACGGTGTCGATCATCTTTAGGGGGAGATCGCTGGGGACTTCGCCTAGGAGGATCTCTTCGGCGAGGAGTTGTTGCTCTAGTGGAAACTCTCTCCCTGACGTAGTTCTGGAGATAACCTGCACGAATGAGTCGTTCTAACTCGTCTTTTACTATGTTACATTCTTCCGTGTCGTGCCCACGGTTCATGTGGAACCGACAAGTTTTGCTGTTATCCGCGTTCTTTGGGGTGGCACTTCGCCGCACGGTGAGAAGTTCGGCGTGTAAGGCCTCTTCTAGCACCCTCGCCCTTGGTGCGTTGAGAGTCGTGTAGCGATCGTATTTAGACGTCCACCCCGACTCCTTCCTAGGTGGTCGATCTGGTCTGTAGTCGTTGGGGGGTCGTTTCGTTGGTTTTCTTGTCTCCTGGTTAGGGACATCCTGCTGGTGCTTCCTCCTGGAGTTACGGTGGTCTTCGATGCGGATGAATTTCGCCATAGTGGATTGGAGTTCCTCCATGGATGCTGGAGGGTCAGCATATAATTGTTCCGAGACTTGTCCCGGCCTTAAGCAGGACGACAGGTTGCTGATGATAAAGGTGGGAGTAATATCTGGCACGCGCCGGGCCGTCTCGATGTACCGCTGCATGAAAGCTTTCAGGGTCTCATCCTTCTCCTGCCTGGTAtgtgttggaacaatcggtaccgttatagaatTTTGCACAGCGGAATAACTTAtaaagcggaaagcgtgttcagtcaaactcttaataagatggtcagttttagaaatttaattttcttagagacaaatttccaaaccgttgatgtacgtacaataaaataagtatagggaataagaagaacaacacagaatttttatcctggttcgaatcaaaagattctacgtctagtcgttaatcactataaatagtgattaacctttttcactaaaaattgtttaacagattacaagataatagacaataaaaatgaatagaactactctaccaacttgaagagaaccacttcagcaatcgaccaacgattcacaagcttctcctttcacaagaccaggcagagcaccttgctaacttgaagagagtctgctccgactatcgacacacgatacgcgagcctctcctttcacaagaccaagcaagggaacaatgaacaaagagctttctgagaacgttcctctgacacacagtgttctaagctttctcagttcaaaaacaacgttaacgttctaatttctccaaaacaaaatatatagccaagtacactgaatgccaaaggtcagctcccaactgccatgaataatcgattattgtaagtgataatcgatttattcaagtccgttataggttttcaaaagtgtgataatcgattatatgaagtgataatcgattattcaagtatgacttgtgataatcgattattgcttcatcataatcgattattgtagttaaaaatgtgagtttacaaggtttacaagaatttcctactacatttaatttctacaaattgcttttaactaattctaatatcttctgcaactaaaacttcttgtaacatcatcaaaacaaatttcttcaagatttaccaatactccttattggtaacaatctccccctttttgatgatgatcaaaaattcaattttaaaagcaaatttggcttacctgcaaaacatacaagctaacaaacaacaacaaggttagcaatacctgtaataatttatacttctccccctttttgatcagaagcaaaaagatcagATGTtaaaggctccccctaaatatgatctcccccttaattaatcaaaggatgcatataatcaagagatcattttatttatgaaaataaagattacattggaagaagacacataacagactgaattataacatagatgaaatggcaagtaaacaacaaaacagtcttacagagaacctatatctaaaactcaggactaggagatctctcgggaggttgaatgttgagatgatgctCGATGTTAGAaaggcgaacatcaagatcaagaaattgatcaaccatgtactcTTCAACAGATCGTTGCCAatcataaatctcctcaaagtgagtcttttgtgcaagactcatatcctccaattgtttagataaccttgcaaaatgttcttccatagaagttgaggaagaagagggtatgttggatggtccagcaTCAGATGGAGCAGCAGCACTTACTGGGTCAGCCATATGagtgtccatgtcatcatcttcatcgaCATCAGGAtgatcatcatctttgtgaataaggactctgcctctagtaatgaatcccatctGACGAAAGGTAGTATCGCCAATTTCCGAGCCAACAACTTGAGTGGCTTGGacaagttctccttcaacattGACACCTTTGTACTCCAAGAttctagaaataagaagagcataaGGAAGGTGATAGGAAGGGGATTTCTTAGCTTTTACCATagtgtcagcaatgagagcaggccaatcgatgtgtatgtgatttaggaTCCCATACAGAAG
This sequence is a window from Vigna angularis cultivar LongXiaoDou No.4 chromosome 2, ASM1680809v1, whole genome shotgun sequence. Protein-coding genes within it:
- the LOC128195193 gene encoding uncharacterized protein LOC128195193; protein product: MADSRRHRRRTVGASSSSQPRPATIDGWISDQEKHTDYVTSWQERRIMAVKYIRLDFFRFYGFRFPELFNDQGLSNLVEQKGCIYPDLIRVFYFNMRYRDGIISTKVKGVRIILDDDVWTNVAQLPIWDDAVKVHLGLQDFDRLLTFQSFLRHPEQQTNRRQLLVGGFKVEERMIHYLLVWILCPRATNHAQCSEQDLLLLYGILNHIHIDWPALIADTMVKAKKSPSYHLPYALLISRILEYKGVNVEGELVQATQVVGSEIGDTTFHDDHPDVDEDDDMDTHMADPEKDETLKAFMQRYIETARRVPDITPTFIISNLSSCLRPGQVSEQLYADPPASMEELQSTMAKFIRIEDHRNSRRKHQQDVPNQETRKPTKRPPNDYRPDRPPRKESGWTSKYDRYTTLNAPRARVLEEALHAELLTVRRSATPKNADNSKTCRFHMNRGHDTEECNIVKDELERLIRAGYLQNYVRERVSTRATTPRRRDPPRRSPQRSPPKDDRHRRRSRSPPRRIERERSVRGRIDTISGGFAGGGVSASARKRYLRQLKSVHMVERQARSIPDITFTNADFHAPDPDHDDPMVITANIARYDVSKVLVDQGSSVNILYWSTFQKMDLSEDLIAPFNEQIVGFSGERVDTRGYLDLRTRLGTSREAPELRVRFLLVEANASYNALLGRPCLNAFGVIVSTPHLAMKFPTDHGGICTVRADQRTARQCYVAGLKITPFIPTRRTKGPKAATVDLDPRTNVDERLHPQGEVKLLSLTTDTSKTTSIGGDLTSSEEHDLGRILRNNADLFAWTAADMPGIHPGVMAHKLSIFREARPVAQKKRRVGEEKRQAIQAEVRKLLNAQFIRELTYTTWLSNVVMVKKSNGQWRMCVDFTDLNKACPKDSYPLPSIDRLVDGASGHVMLSFLDAYSGYNQIPMYEPDQSKTAFIIERANYCYEVMPFGLKNVGATYQRLMDKVFHHQIGRCMDVYVDDMVIRSNSVEQHLQDLKEVFAQLRRYSMRLNPAKCTFGVPAGKFLGFMLTRRGIEANPDKCKAVLDMPAPKTLREVQRLVGRLTALSRFIPRLAEHIKPILKNLKKGSTQHWDNDCETAFSTVKHILTSPPIMARPDEGSDLQLYLAASPYAVSAALIQETPSLKLIYFISRTLQGAEERYSRIEKFALALLTASRRLRPYFQSHQVIVRTNQPIAKILRKPDLAGRMVAWSVELSEFGLRYEPRGSVKGQHLADFAAELTPAPENSTTKWLLSVDGSSDKRGGGAGVVLEGPDDLVLEQAIIFKFPASNNQAEYEALIAGLSLARELSVERLECRMDSKLVVSHVNGIYQVKDNQLLRYFHKVQTLLRNFVEVNVLHVPREQNARADLLSKLTHSKERAQLSSIIRMTLDRPVVEAFVTNVSTPITDWRQKVKDLMERQDKGVSITAADSKHITRFVCIGDDLYRRGHSTPLLKCISEEEADYVLRELHTGICGFHSGKRTLRGRVLRAGYYWPTLDRDCEIFVKKCISCQAHGHDIRAPPEDLHNIVSPWPFAQWGLDIVGPLPIAKAQNKFLLVAVDYFTKWIEAEPLSVISAQRVQKFIWRLICRFGLPQKIITDNGRQFIERKLEDYLNSLGIKHVTSSVEHPQTNGQAEAANKAILTELKKRLGEAKSLWVEELPEVLWAYRCTPHGSTGDTPFNLTYDTDAMLPVEVGEPSLRRQITDMSLNEEQLQTNLDVLPERREVATIRAEAQKRMLSRRYNTKVKPRTFKSGDLVWRKRGEARKNRAHGKLAANWEGPFRVAEDMSNGAYRLQLLDGQPVPNTWNATHLKYYFS